Proteins from a single region of Apium graveolens cultivar Ventura chromosome 7, ASM990537v1, whole genome shotgun sequence:
- the LOC141671408 gene encoding uncharacterized protein LOC141671408: MDDLQDWEVLHGSDTESIQDNSDSKCFDCIDGDSGGAIRSDYFSLDSPITFKNTGDVSEDGVSVNSNNPSWIDPGSDTRSPRKEFTEFWPDSASDRSDEQKFSEFEVNNETNFIRNEKIEVVCDGVEESGKYWSDSSETKNEEFVDDVEVREVKGGSDVVEVKEGGDEECVEDVIQVAKVSEAEKRVMAWWKLPLELLKYCMFRMNPVWTVPMAAAVMGFMILGRRYYRMKRKSVHMKVTVDDQKVSQFMNRVAQINEAFSVVKRVPIIRPQLPAAGVMPWPVMSR, translated from the exons ATGGACGATTTACAAGACTGGGAGGTTCTTCACGGCTCCGATACCGAGTCAATTCAAGACAACTCCGATTCCAAGTGTTTTGATTGTATCGATGGCGATTCCGGTGGTGCAATTCGATCCGATTACTTCTCTCTAGACTCTCCGATCACTTTTAAGAACACCGGTGATGTTTCCGAGGACGGTGTTTCGGTGAATTCCAATAATCCGAGCTGGATTGATCCTGGCTCCGATACTCGTTCTCCGCGAAAAGAGTTCACTGAATTCTGGCCTGATTCCGCTAGTGATCGCTCCGATGAACAGAAGTTTAGCGAATTTGAGGTGAATAATGAAACTAATTTTATTCGCAATGAAAAAATTGAGGTTGTTTGTGATGGTGTGGAAGAGTCTGGAAAGTATTGGTCCGACTCGAGTGAGACGAAAAATGAGGAGTTTGTTGATGACGTGGAGGTGAGGGAGGTGAAGGGAGGAAGTGATGTTGTTGAGGTGAAGGAAGGTGGAGATGAGGAGTGTGTGGAGGATGTGATTCAAGTGGCGAAAGTGAGTGAGGCGGAGAAGAGAGTGATGGCTTGGTGGAAGCTTCCGTTAGAGCTTTTGAAGTATTGTATGTTTAGGATGAATCCTGTTTGGACTGTTCCGATGGCAGCTGCGGTGATGGGGTTTATGATTCTTGGACGGCGTTATTATAGGATGAAGAGGAAGAGTGTGCATATGAAGGTTACTGTGGATGATCAG AAGGTGTCTCAGTTCATGAACCGAGTTGCACAAATAAATGAGGCCTTCTCTGTAGTGAAGCGGGTTCCTATCATTCGACCACAGCTGCCTGCAGCTGGGGTGATGCCATGGCCTGTAATGTCTAGATAA
- the LOC141674605 gene encoding protein FAR1-RELATED SEQUENCE 5-like, which yields MGFEDLLEAVDNKPHITIITDQDIALSNAIVEVMPNTNHTYCTWHISSKFPKKLSTLYTQYSEFKTDFNACIYKSLSPTEFEGRWEDLKEKYDLENHNWLNDTYVIRRQWVFAFTKQHFAAGMTTTSKSESMNSFFDEYVKASTGLKEFIENSQKALESQYLREVQADFDTEYKEMRLFSNSSMEIHASKIYTKEMFKRFQKELQKSQSFVVKSMKGCGDYLSKMYLVEKSNLSEIYRRNFFLKVSIDGSYFCKCKKFEHFGMICRHMIRYLNKKQKTMIPPDLVIMRWTINGNKIVGPLPCTPWMLGNVVESQTARYSGLCKAFQGLFVVGSCSVPRYNYLMSVIEREKEYVIKSFPGEERGKQIIEDYESDDEEDDPLLDPPRSQTKGRSKAGRFKSGIETSSSNKQFRKCSFCRAREEGHDRRYCPSRLLGKKGKKIL from the coding sequence ATGGGTTTTGAAGATTTGTTGGAAGCGGTCGATAACAAGCCACATATTACCATTATTACGGATCAAGACATCGCTTTAAGTAATGCCATTGTCGAGGTTATGCCTAACACCAACCATACATATTGTACGTGGCATATTAGTAGCAAGTTTCCCAAGAAACTATCTACTTTGTATACTCAATACTCGGAGTTCAAGACGGATTTTAATGCATGTATCTACAAGTCATTGTCACCAACGGAATTTGAAGGTAGGTGGGAGGATTTGAAagagaaatatgatcttgaaaatCACAATTGGCTAAATGATACGTATGTAATTAGACGACAATGGGTTTTTGCTTTCACAAAACAACACTTTGCCGCCGGTATGACTACCACCTCAAAGAGCGAGTCTATGAATTCATTTTTTGATGAATATGTGAAAGCGTCGACCGGTTtgaaagaattcattgagaattCACAAAAAGCTTTGGAGTCACAATATTTACGGGAGGTTCAAGCCGATTTTGACACCGAGTACAAGGAAATGAGACTATTCTCTAACTCGTCAATGGAGATACATGCCTCCAAGATATACACAAAAGAGATGTTTAAGCGATTTCAAAAAGAGCTTCAAAAAAGTCAATCTTTTGTTGTGAAAAGTATGAAAGGTTGTGGAGATTATCTTTCAAAGATGTATTTGGTAGAAAAGTCCAACTTGTCGGAGATTTATAGAAGGAATTTTTTCTTGAAGGTTTCTATTGACGGGAGTTATTTTTGTAAATgtaaaaaatttgaacatttcGGGATGATTTGTAGACACATGATCCGTTACCTTAACAAGAAACAAAAGACGATGATACCCCCAGATCTTGTCATAATGAGGTGGACAATAAACGGAAACAAAATTGTGGGGCCTCTACCGTGTACCCCTTGGATGCTTGGTAATGTTGTAGAATCTCAAACGGCaagatatagtggattgtgtaaAGCTTTCCAAGGTTTGTTCGTTGTTGGTAGTTGCTCCGTTCCGCGGTACAATTACTTGATGAGCGTGATCGAGAGAGAAAAGGAGTATGTGATTAAGTCTTTTCCGGGAGAAGAGAGAGGGAAACAAATAATTGAGGActatgaaagtgatgatgaagaagatgatccGTTATTAGATCCCCCAAGGTCACAAACAAAAGGACGTTCAAAAGCGGGTAGATTCAAAAGTGGTATCGAGACGTCAAGTTCAAATAAACAATTTCGAAAGTGCAGTTTTTGTCGGGCGAGGGAAGAAGGCCATGATAGAAGATATTGTCCCTCGAGATTATtaggaaaaaaaggaaaaaaaatattGTAA